aaaaatatatttttataaaattatttattatttaaaaaattaataataaaattttaaaaaaatataagcagTGGCCCTCTATATATCTATCATACATTACAATGTAGAATAGTTTTTTATCCATATtcagtaaaaaaaatataaaactgGATATTTCCTAAGTTTTCCTATATTTAACagtttatattattgaaataataaatcaatGGGATGAAGTAGTGCATTATAAAGGTATCaatgttatttattttgttaagcATATAATTTAGGATATGTAGTTTTGTATTCTAAACTTTTGgataaatagaaaaaagaTTAAAGAccttattaaattatttgtcttttattattccatATTAACAcgtattatattatcactGTTTTTGAATCATCTTTAATTCAAAATggcattattttatcatagaatttttaataaattatttgaatgtATATGCAATGACAACTATAACAATAGAATATATAAGATAAAATGAACAATTCAGAATATTTAGCTAACATTTatctaaatttatatattaaaagagaaattatattttatcgtTATCCTCTTAAGGTGCAATATAACAGCCTAATTGCGCTTaattttctattatatttaaaagtttGAATCAatagttatttatttgttatatatttaatatttactaagtattattttaaaaataatatgtatttaaGGAGATATTTAACCTTATAAATAGCTCAATAAATATGGGCTCAGTGCTAATTGTTGTTTTAAACCGTAGAAAAGatgatcaaaatatattataaaagagCCTAAATAGTATATTCCTAAATTGGTGTACATAGGaatcaaaataaagttATTGAATACATTAAAATGGATCATTAATTAatctatattaaataaaaatgatataaatttacgtgatttatatagaaaatggaGCATGTGActaaatttgaaaatactatagttttagaaaaaactataatatattataagaaacaggtatataaatatttaatatatcttattaaataactatttatatacttttaagGATTATcgtaatattattatttttagatTTATATTGTATTTAAGTTTTAGAAAAGGTTATACTAAAAAAGGAGATGCTATAGGTTTTTTATTCTCAAACATAATGCAAGgggatattttttaaattaattataaaagaatttccatttttatagtaAAGTTATAGCAAATATAGTAAGAatagtattttttgtataagtgcatcatatatacatatggcaaaagtatattaataaaccCTCTATTTAAGGTAATTTAGCTAATTGCcataaataagtaaatatgtttaacgAAAGATAATTTCTATGTGAAGAGATTAACCAAATACAGCATATgtttatgtaatatatataaacaatatcATCCCACATAATTtccaaattataaaagaagTTCATTATAATGATTAAGGATCtggtatataattttgttaaatataatatgttcTTCGCATGCGATTCGAATAGTTCATTGtctataaattatattaattttcattttgataacatttacatttatacttttttttgtttaattcgtaaaatatattcgtAGTGTGATGCAATTGATGGGATcgataaattaattaaagtGGAAGTGAAAGGAGACGgaataatttttgaatatgATAAGATGCTTGACACTTATTGTCCTACCAACAAGGAGGCGAAAACGAGGCATCAGGGACAAGATGGGCAATGTTCTGGTTATAGAGAAACAGTTATCTCTGCTTTTATACAATTGCTAGAAACATTTAAGAGTAATGGtgatgatgaaaatttaaaaagtaaCAAGCTTGCTCAATATGGTATTTTGTTGTTAAGtgataaaattaatcaACATCCAAATGTAAATTCTGGAATAAGTGATATTTATAGCTTGATTAGAGGATATAAGTATtggaataataattatcataattaCATAGAACAAATAGAAAATTTGATGAATATGGATACTAAAGATACGTctacattttataatatattaaaattattatgcgACATATATACTGCATTTGATGAAGACAATTTA
This Plasmodium chabaudi chabaudi strain AS genome assembly, chromosome: 12 DNA region includes the following protein-coding sequences:
- a CDS encoding CIR protein (tmhmm; query 1-316; ~;query 279-315; ~;query 261-278; ~;query 1-260; ~pfam_scan;Pfam:PF06022.7; E()=1.0E-56;score=192.2;query 6-279;description=Cir_Bir_Yir;~iprscan;InterPro:IPR006477 : Variant antigen yir/bir/cir;TIGR_TIGRFAMS:TIGR01590; score=1.6E-28;query 29-211;description=Variant antigen yir/bir/cir;~iprscan;InterPro:IPR006477 : Variant antigen yir/bir/cir;Pfam:PF06022; score=1.1E-56;query 6-279;description=Variant antigen yir/bir/cir): MIKDLCDAIDGIDKLIKVEVKGDGIIFEYDKMLDTYCPTNKEAKTRHQGQDGQCSGYRETVISAFIQLLETFKSNGDDENLKSNKLAQYGILLLSDKINQHPNVNSGISDIYSLIRGYKYWNNNYHNYIEQIENLMNMDTKDTSTFYNILKLLCDIYTAFDEDNLNCVTCLEKAKKFVKKFEELNDDSSITGNNSYSQILYYLSTDYNSFKSDCDGKCNNCSDIPSLPNIKAAQISGQDNSDGFVEISEATSSNSSIASKLIPALLIFSIPALLGIAYKTIFKRKTKKNKEENESIYMIQRVVIIPGRLIIIDIS